The Aureispira anguillae genome contains a region encoding:
- a CDS encoding macro domain-containing protein — protein sequence MKITYLRGDATVPQAEGIKIIAHICNDIGGWGKGFVLAISKKWKAPEQAYRKWHQERKDNDFDLGAIQLVQVEEALYIANMIGQEGIKKSIKGVPIRYEAVDQCLEKLAMEAQKLNASVHMPRIGCGLAGGKWESIEPIIKNRLLAQGITVVVYDFG from the coding sequence ATGAAAATAACATATCTAAGGGGAGATGCAACTGTTCCGCAAGCAGAGGGAATTAAGATCATAGCACATATTTGTAATGATATTGGTGGATGGGGAAAAGGTTTTGTACTCGCTATCTCTAAAAAATGGAAAGCCCCTGAACAAGCTTATCGAAAATGGCATCAGGAGCGCAAGGATAATGATTTTGATTTGGGAGCCATCCAATTGGTGCAGGTAGAAGAGGCACTTTATATTGCAAATATGATTGGGCAAGAGGGCATCAAAAAAAGCATTAAAGGAGTGCCTATTCGTTATGAAGCGGTCGATCAATGCCTCGAAAAATTAGCAATGGAAGCCCAAAAATTAAATGCATCTGTCCATATGCCTAGAATAGGTTGTGGGCTTGCGGGGGGTAAATGGGAGTCTATTGAACCCATAATCAAAAATAGATTATTAGCCCAAGGAATAACTGTTGTGGTTTACGATTTTGGGTAA
- a CDS encoding serine hydrolase — protein sequence MKYLILVSLLLGSFHFAKAQINKHLVDSLGFITLQKTKTTGAYLAIQKDGARIYAAAFGHNALKKQSLLNDSTCFPISSNTKAFNSILLSQLVAVKELDFNTPLKTYLPDLAFKNDFIRSEVTLMDLLTHRFGFPRYDFTYYLLSEEEKENANEAVFKKLKYLEPTTSFRTQFQYGNNQYIIAAYLLEQIKQEKWEHLLQRKLLNPLKMNQTHCDLNQFIHHKNKSLGYQNGKEIAMDYGAALYEVSGMGNMFSTINDLEKWCNFLIEGNDSILPKEWIDYNLMGHFSVGYEEPYAGFSSLQYGLGWFVFDYYGHKVALHHGDNLGHQSIIVLLPDDNISWVMIANEGMSANSFPFRMTFALLDQLVGKKTNDWNQLLERESSVYYRHPETDRVKNTSPQLKLNAYQGEYVHEGFGTIKIYLKGNKLQVEAGSYTEELEHWEHESFRAYSKEFKEDAILKFVVNKEGEIVCLKTDLIEPQVDLIEFVKR from the coding sequence ATGAAGTACCTAATTTTAGTCAGTTTGCTTTTGGGATCTTTTCATTTCGCAAAGGCTCAAATCAATAAACATTTAGTGGATAGTTTGGGGTTTATTACGCTTCAAAAGACAAAAACCACAGGAGCTTATTTAGCCATTCAGAAGGATGGTGCAAGAATATACGCTGCGGCTTTTGGGCATAATGCCCTTAAAAAACAATCGTTGTTGAACGACTCAACCTGCTTTCCCATCAGTTCTAATACCAAAGCATTTAATAGTATATTACTGTCTCAATTGGTAGCAGTAAAGGAGTTGGATTTTAATACTCCACTAAAAACTTATCTTCCAGACTTGGCTTTTAAGAATGATTTTATTCGTTCAGAGGTAACCCTTATGGATTTACTTACGCATCGGTTTGGATTTCCAAGGTATGATTTTACGTATTATCTATTGAGTGAGGAAGAAAAAGAAAATGCGAATGAAGCTGTATTTAAAAAATTAAAATATTTGGAACCAACGACTAGTTTTAGAACGCAGTTTCAGTATGGCAACAATCAATATATTATAGCAGCTTACTTATTAGAACAAATCAAGCAAGAGAAATGGGAACACTTACTTCAACGCAAGCTGTTGAATCCGCTAAAAATGAATCAAACGCATTGTGATTTAAACCAATTTATCCATCATAAAAATAAATCATTGGGCTATCAAAATGGCAAAGAAATCGCCATGGATTATGGAGCAGCTTTGTATGAGGTATCGGGAATGGGCAATATGTTTTCAACCATAAACGATTTAGAAAAATGGTGCAATTTTTTGATAGAAGGGAACGATTCCATTTTGCCTAAAGAGTGGATAGATTATAACCTAATGGGGCATTTTTCGGTTGGCTATGAAGAGCCTTATGCTGGTTTTTCGAGTTTGCAATATGGCTTGGGGTGGTTTGTTTTTGATTATTATGGGCATAAGGTCGCTTTGCATCATGGCGATAACTTGGGACATCAAAGCATAATTGTTTTATTGCCCGATGATAATATCTCATGGGTGATGATTGCCAATGAGGGAATGAGCGCTAATAGTTTTCCTTTTCGAATGACCTTCGCTTTATTGGATCAATTGGTCGGCAAAAAAACAAACGATTGGAATCAGTTATTAGAAAGGGAATCCTCCGTCTATTATCGGCATCCAGAAACAGATCGAGTCAAAAATACAAGCCCTCAACTTAAACTCAATGCATATCAAGGCGAGTATGTGCACGAAGGTTTTGGAACAATCAAAATTTACTTAAAAGGCAATAAATTACAGGTTGAAGCAGGTAGTTATACTGAGGAATTGGAGCATTGGGAGCATGAATCCTTTAGGGCTTATTCAAAAGAGTTTAAAGAAGATGCTATTTTAAAATTTGTTGTTAATAAGGAAGGTGAAATTGTTTGCCTGAAAACAGATCTAATTGAACCTCAGGTAGACTTAATAGAATTTGTAAAGAGGTAG